A single genomic interval of Flavobacteriales bacterium harbors:
- a CDS encoding 4a-hydroxytetrahydrobiopterin dehydratase, with product MDARWVEKEGGLERDFRFPDFNAAFGFMTRVAMEAERLGHHPTWTNTWNRVWVRLTTHDAGQVVTVKDRELAAAIDRIAGAMGAR from the coding sequence ATGGATGCCCGGTGGGTCGAGAAGGAGGGCGGGCTGGAACGGGACTTCCGGTTCCCGGACTTCAACGCGGCGTTCGGGTTCATGACCCGCGTGGCGATGGAGGCCGAGCGACTGGGTCATCACCCCACCTGGACCAACACCTGGAACCGGGTGTGGGTGCGCCTGACCACGCACGATGCAGGCCAGGTCGTGACCGTGAAGGACAGGGAACTTGCCGCGGCGATCGACCGCATCGCCGGGGCCATGGGCGCGCGATGA
- a CDS encoding DUF1573 domain-containing protein, with amino-acid sequence MAASGTGTSGAASSEASTTSTVAATKPATPPSTISDAKTFDPLAQQAQTAIDNRPKTSISFASMEHDFGSIKQDSENKYVFSFTNTGKEPLLIENAQGSCGCTVPNYPKEPIPPGGKGEIEVVYKPGKQENQQNKTVTVTANTEPKQTTLRISANVQKVG; translated from the coding sequence ATGGCAGCCAGCGGCACCGGAACCAGCGGCGCCGCCAGCAGCGAAGCCAGCACCACCAGCACCGTTGCGGCCACCAAGCCCGCCACGCCCCCGAGCACCATCTCGGATGCCAAGACCTTCGACCCCCTGGCCCAGCAGGCACAGACGGCCATCGACAACCGGCCGAAGACCTCCATCAGCTTCGCCAGCATGGAGCACGACTTCGGCTCCATCAAACAGGATTCCGAGAACAAGTACGTCTTCTCCTTCACCAACACGGGCAAGGAGCCCCTGCTGATCGAGAACGCCCAGGGCAGCTGCGGATGCACCGTGCCGAACTACCCCAAGGAGCCCATCCCTCCGGGTGGCAAGGGTGAGATCGAGGTGGTCTACAAGCCCGGCAAGCAGGAGAACCAGCAGAACAAGACCGTCACCGTGACGGCCAACACCGAGCCCAAGCAGACCACGCTGCGCATCTCGGCCAACGTGCAGAAGGTCGGCTGA
- a CDS encoding PDZ domain-containing protein has protein sequence MSPSLPLRTLALLLAAVPWGGQLTYCQTAKPSPASKLEALLYHIDRMYVDSVDQEKLVEEAIVGMLEELDPHSIYIPKEELEEVNEPLKGNFEGVGIQFNIVRDTIYVVDAIAGGPSERLGIRAGDRIVRIDGEVVAGIGIKNPDVMKRLRGRKGTKVAVSIARRGEVDPLEFTITRDKIPIYSVEASYMATPTIGYIKVSRFSATTTKELRDKLDELRGKGMQDLVLDLQGNGGGYLRSAIEMADEFLADRRLIVYTEGRNTPRENTFATAEGRFEKGRLVVLVDEGSASASEIVSGAVQDWDRGLVVGRRSFGKGLVQRPVMLPDGSAVRLTVSRYHTPSGRCIQKPYEDGVEAYRKERAERLAKGELMHADSIALADTARYFTMNKRVVFGGGGIMPDIFVAIDTSLSSDYFGLLVRKGTLNTFALGLVDRERDRLLRAHSNVGAFIAHYHVDDAVLRELEAAAKADGVDPDPEGLARSRPLIALRLKALLARDLWDTSAYWQVINADNPVDSSFRKALEALQGDTYERLGMARQQ, from the coding sequence ATGTCCCCTTCCCTTCCGCTCCGCACCCTTGCCCTCCTCCTGGCCGCCGTTCCGTGGGGGGGCCAGTTGACCTATTGCCAGACCGCGAAGCCATCACCGGCCAGCAAGCTGGAGGCGCTGCTCTACCACATCGACCGCATGTACGTGGACAGCGTGGACCAGGAGAAGCTCGTGGAGGAGGCGATCGTCGGCATGCTCGAGGAGCTCGACCCGCATTCCATCTACATCCCCAAGGAGGAACTGGAGGAGGTGAACGAGCCCCTGAAAGGCAATTTCGAGGGGGTCGGCATCCAGTTCAACATCGTCCGCGACACCATCTATGTGGTGGATGCCATCGCCGGTGGCCCCAGCGAGCGACTGGGCATCCGTGCCGGAGACCGCATCGTGCGCATCGATGGCGAGGTGGTGGCCGGCATCGGCATCAAGAACCCGGACGTGATGAAGCGGCTCCGGGGCCGCAAAGGCACCAAGGTGGCCGTCTCCATCGCCCGGCGGGGGGAAGTTGACCCTCTTGAGTTCACCATCACCCGGGACAAGATCCCGATCTATAGCGTGGAGGCCTCCTACATGGCCACGCCCACAATCGGGTACATCAAGGTGAGCCGGTTCAGCGCCACCACCACGAAGGAACTGCGGGACAAGCTGGACGAACTGCGGGGCAAGGGCATGCAGGACCTGGTGCTCGACCTGCAGGGCAACGGCGGCGGCTACCTGCGCTCGGCCATCGAGATGGCCGACGAGTTCCTGGCGGACCGCAGGTTGATCGTGTACACCGAAGGGCGGAACACCCCGCGTGAGAACACCTTCGCCACGGCGGAGGGTCGGTTCGAGAAAGGGCGGTTGGTGGTGCTGGTGGACGAGGGCAGCGCCAGCGCGAGCGAGATCGTGAGCGGCGCGGTACAGGACTGGGACCGTGGACTGGTGGTCGGCCGCCGCAGCTTCGGCAAGGGCCTGGTGCAACGCCCGGTGATGCTGCCGGACGGCTCGGCCGTGCGGCTCACCGTGAGCCGCTATCACACCCCCAGCGGACGGTGCATTCAGAAGCCCTATGAGGACGGCGTGGAGGCCTACCGGAAGGAACGTGCGGAGCGGCTCGCGAAAGGCGAGCTGATGCACGCCGACAGCATCGCCCTGGCCGATACCGCCCGTTACTTCACCATGAACAAGCGGGTCGTGTTCGGCGGCGGCGGCATCATGCCGGACATCTTCGTGGCCATCGACACCAGCCTGAGCTCGGACTATTTCGGCCTGCTCGTGCGCAAGGGCACCCTGAACACCTTCGCCCTGGGCCTGGTCGACCGCGAACGCGACCGGCTGCTGCGGGCCCATTCCAATGTGGGGGCGTTCATCGCGCACTATCACGTGGACGATGCCGTGCTCCGCGAGCTCGAGGCCGCGGCGAAAGCCGACGGGGTGGATCCGGACCCTGAAGGACTGGCGCGGTCGCGCCCCCTCATCGCCCTGCGCCTGAAGGCCCTGCTGGCCCGCGACCTGTGGGACACGTCGGCCTACTGGCAGGTCATCAACGCCGACAATCCGGTGGACAGCAGTTTCCGCAAGGCGTTGGAAGCCCTTCAAGGCGACACCTATGAGCGGCTGGGCATGGCACGCCAGCAATGA